gtgggacccacgcgggtCACTGCCAGTGGGGCCCACACGCCTCTCCTGTCCGCGACGCAACCCGTCTCTCTCTGTaaggagagggaaaaaaatacaaggcagaaagggggaaaaaaaaggaaaggaaagagaaaaaaaacgcaaggcgagagagggagggagaggggtcggaggcagcggcgcgggcgaggcgaggTGAGAGCGAGCGATAGAAATACGAGAGCGGGAGGAgaggcgaggagagagagacacaGATAAGCTCAGCCCTAACCCTAGctccccgcctcgccgccgccgccgccgccgccgccgcaccgctccCCGGGGAGCGGgacttcgccgccgcggcgcctaGGTGGGtatctcccctcctctctctctctatcccgcTCCTTGCTTCCTTGTTTGCCTCGCGTTGGGTTGGGAAGGGCTCGTGATCGGGGCGGGGGTCTCCTCCCTAGGGCTTGCGGCGGTGGGGGCGATGTGGGGATGGTGCGGTGGATCGGGGTGGGGAGGGGGATGAACGGGCGGTTTCGTCTTGTCCGGGCGGCCGATCTGAGGGGGGAGCggtggtttggttggttggtctCGTCCGTCGTGTTGATTGCGGTATTGATGTCACAAAGGGAGGAAACCCCGTCCTGAGCTGGAATTGGCTGTGTTTGTGGCGGGTGCATCGGTGTGGATGACTCAAAGGGGTGATTGCGTGGGTTGGGATGCGATGGGAACTCTGTTCTGGAGATGGTTTACTTTGAAGCAGGAATTCTGTTGATTAGATTTGCGCATAGATTGCTTTGGTTGATCCATTATAGTGCACTTGTGCATTGTGCTGGAACGGTGGAATGCTATCTTCAGGTTGCTTACATGAGTTTACTTTGTTTGCAGGTGTGGTTGACTCAGCATATTTGTTCCGTCTGCCAGCCGCTGCCCCTAGGGATCGATGGCTGTTGTCGATCCTGTTATGTttgacaacgacgacgaggaaggtcCGATCTCCTTCAAGAGGTCGAGCACCTCTGTGAAGAACAGGCCCACCCCCACAAAGCAGGAGGGCTCATCAGGGAATGCCGGACCTATTAGGAGCCCCAAGGCTGTTGCTTCCAATCAACAGAAGAATGGGCTGACTGGTGTTTCGAGgtctttgcaacagaggccgcAGTCAAGCAGTCCAAACCCTCGACCTTTGGGATCAGGTCAGCCGAACAGTTCCAAAGAACATAGTAGCCATAATAGTAACTCAGTGGATAAGAGTAAATTGAAAAGACCTTTCGTGGAAGATAAGTCGGATGACTCAGAAGATGACCATAAGCCAATCGGATTAAGGAGAAAGGTCGAGGATAGAAATTTGAAGAAACCTGCCGTAGGAAGTGGGACAGCAAATGATTCAGATGATGATAAACCATTGAGTCTCAAGATAAACTCAACAAAAACGCCTTCGAGTAGTGCAAATAAGGCTATTGTACTGAAAACTACACCTAAAATTGAGCAACCTGGTGATGATTCAGAGGACGATAAACCACTGGCCAGCAGGTTGCCAACTAATGCTGCTCTGAAAAGGGGAGGTAATGTTTCTGATGATTCAGAGGATGAGAAGCCATTGGCTGCCCGATTTTCGAAAGTTACTGGCAATGCATCTGCAAGTATCTCAAGTTCAAAGGACAAGGTCCTGTCTGCAAGTATAAAAGCAAGTTCTTCCAGCAAGATGTCTAACAATGACGCGAGCACATCACGAAATTCAATTAAAAGGCCAATTGACAATAATAATCAAACAAGTTCAGCTCTCAAGAAGGCGAGGCCTTCAGATGTTTCTGCGTCTGCAAGTGTCAAAAGAGAACCCAAGGCGGATGACAATGACAATGTACCTCTTTCACAAAGACTGAAAATGGGTGAGTCTTCAAAAAGCAAGCCACCTGCAAAGAATATCGTAAAGAAGAGTCCTTCATCTTTAAAGAAGGACaacaagaaaatgaaaatgaaaatgaaaacaaagaaaacaatgaaaaattCTCAGTTCTCAAAGACAATGAAGGTCCCTCCTGGATCTGGTGGTGGACAGAAATGGACTACCTTGGTGCACAGTGGTGTTATTTTCCCCCCTCCGTACAAGCCTCATGGTGTCAAGATGCTTTACAACGGGCAACCTGTTGATCTGACGCCAGAACAAGAAGAGGTGAGATATATAACATTAGCTGATTTTTACTTTACTTTTCATCTTTTGATTTGTACCATGAGTGACATTTTAATCAGGTTCTTCTGAATCCATATCTTGCTACAAGATAATTGTTCCTCTACTAATTATCTCTGTTACAGGTTGCCACCATGTTTGCTGTGATGAAAGACACTGATTATGCATCCAAGCAAACATTCATTGACAACTTCTTCACTGATTGGAGAAAAATTCTTGGTAAAAACCATGTCATCAAGAAATTTGAGCTTTGTGATTTCACCCCGATCTATGAATGGCACCtaagagagaaggagaagaagaagcagatgACATCCGAGGTACTGCATGTTTTGTTTTGACTTATTCAGCAGAATGAATTTAGTTTTTGTGCTGGTAATCTATAAAAAGTTGTCTACGGAAGTGATCAATCTTTAAAATTCTTCTTCTGCAGGAGAAGAAAGCATTGAAGGAAGAGAAATTGAAACAAGAGGAGAAGTACATGTGGGCTATTGTAGATGGTGTTAAAGAGAAGGTATTTTTCTTTGTGCTGCAAAAATGTAGTTACAGAAAGTTATGGCTAGTAATTGTAGATATTTCTCTTGTTCCCCATTCTTCTGTTATTGTTAggtaaatgttttttttattataatctagcAATTGTTTTGTTTTACCCTAGTGTTCAATTTTGTGAATAATTTTGCACCAGATGTCAACAATGCATACCATGTGTTATACTTAGTTTGCTTCATGACATGTAATGTTGCCTCGatgttcttatttttttttaacatacaTGACAGCTGTGTCATCTTCTATCTGCTGTGCATACTAGGTTCATTTCGCATAAAATTACTCTGGGTTAAAGCACTTTGTTCCTTTCAGGTTGGCAATTTCAGAGTAGAACCACCTGGCTTGTTCAGGGGGCGCGGAGAGCATCCGAAGGTATATATATGGATACATATACTCGTCGTGCTGTTTTAAGTAAGCGACATCATTTTGATGCTTTTTTATTACATCGTTTTAGATGGGAAAACTGAAGCGCCGCATTAAACCAAGCGATATTACAATAAATATTGGAAAAGGGGCTCCGATCCCCGAATGTCCCATACCTGGAGAAAGGTACGCTGGAAATTTTCCCATTACCTTTGATGTGtaatttatatttgtgaagggGTTGCTAGTATGTGTTCACTCTTTATTTGGTCATGTGTACTGCAGTTGGAAAGAAGTCAAACACGACAACACAGTTACATGGTTGGCCTTTTGGAATGATCCAATAAGCCAAAAAGATTTCAAGTATGTTTTCTTGGCAGCAAGCAGTGCATTAAAGGGCCAAAGTGACAAAGAGAAGTATGAGAAGTCTCGAAAATTGAAGGTGAGAGGGTTCATTGTTTGTGTCATGGAGATGTTGAGTTTGCAtgtacaaataatttttttctgcttGGTCATTGCAGCATCACGTACACAAAATTCGTGACACTTACACAAAGGATTTCAGAAGCAAAGATAAGACAAAGAAACAAATTGCAGTGGCAACATACCTTATAGATAAGTTAGCCCTTAGGGCAGGCAATGAGAAGGTACTTTCTAACCTGAGCTCTCTGACTGACATTTATGAATTGGGATATATTTCTTCTGCTATCGGTGCAGATTGCACAGTAATCTCCCCCACCAACCAaccaataacaaaaaaaaaaaaggaatatgtgCCTTCTGTTCCGACATCTCTTCTGAATGGATATTTACACTATGCAACATAGCGTTTTGGTTCAAGACTGTATCTAGGATTAGCTGTGTGGCTGCTCATCATAATTTTGCATAATGGTCAACATAATGCGCATAGATTTTTGTTAGAATACAATCTTCAACAATGACATACATATAGTTTATTAAATAGCTTTGAATTACAGTGACATACATAGTTTGTATACTTAGCCACTACTTCAAATTCTTTTCAGGATGAAGATGAGGCTGAAACTGTTGGTTGTTGTACACTGAAGGTTGATAATGTTACTTGTGTTCCTCCAAATAAACTGCAGGTATTGGTCTTCATTATTAATAAATTCTGCATGTGTAACTTGATTTAGATGATATCTGATGTTCCATAACCTTTACAGTTCGACTTCCTTGGTAAAGATTCTATAAGATACTTCAATACTGTAGAGGTTGAACTGCTTGTATACAAGGCAATTGAGGAATTCCGTGCTGGTAACTCTCTGCCCTGCAACTCTTTCTTTCCCTCCAATCCTCACCTTGCACTAGTGGAATCACTTCTGTTTTCTTAATCTTTATTCTAGGCAAGAAACCAGGACAAGATCTCTTTGACAAACTTGATACAACCAGGCTAAATGCTCATCTAAAGGACTTGATGCCTGGGCTTACCGCAAAAGTGTTCCGTACATATAATGCTTCAATCACCTTGGATGATATTGTAAGTTCAGATAGAACTTCACATCTTTTTCTTAAACTTTCACTGCTGTATGAAGTGATTGATTGAAGTTTGTCATGGTTTAAGACATTTTAGTAGTATATATGTTGTTCCGTTCTGTTTACTTGAAGCTCAAGTGTGTAACGTGTTATTTCACAATAGTTGTTTTCTAAACGTATGTCTATTGGTGCTGATTTTACAGTTGCACAAAGAAACAGAAGATGGAACTCTTCTTGAAAAAATTGCGGTTTATCAACGAGCCAACAAAGAGGTCTATTGTGTTTCTCtttaagaaatagaaaaaacttATATTTGACCTGTTTTGATCTCAACCATACTTCTTGTTTACTCAGGTTGCTATAATCTGTAACCATCAGCGTAGTGTCTCAAAATCACATGATTCCCAGATGACTAGATTGAATGAGAAGATTGATGAATTGAAGGTTGAATTTCTACTGCAAATGATTAGCCCAACATTGTACCATTTCATTCTTTTGTCCTTTTCTGGTAAactctcttgttttttttcttttctccaggCCCAAAGGGATGAATTGAAGGCAGACTTGAGCAAAGTAAGGAAAGGAAAGAATCTAGGCAATGACAAAGATGGGAAACCAAAAAGAAATTTGGCCCCTGAAGCGTAATAATCTCAATCACAGATAGATctttattttgtatatatacaaaaaaaCAATGTTGAGAAATCTCACCAAATTTGCTTGCAGGTTTGAAAAGAAGATATCTCAGATTGAAACCAAGATAGAGAAGATGGAGATGGATAAGAAGATTAAAGAGGATTTAAAGACAGTGGCACTAGGAACTTCAAAGATCAATTACCTTGATCCCAGAATTACTGTTGCATGGTGCAAACGCCATGAAGTACCCATCGAGAAGGTAACAGTGCTTTAGGACAACTCTATTTTTCTTTCCATATGAATTGGCCTATGCAAAGTTGACAGGCACATCCTCATTGTTCTTATCGAGATTACACTTCATTTTATATTGGGGGTGGGATTCTGTTCAACTAAACTATAACTGTGCAtacaaaaaaacatttgatttgAAATCCGGGATATTTGAAATGATAATAGTCTATCGTCATTGCATCCTGAACAAAGTAAAATTTTCATTTGGCATATGATCAAATCAAATGATTGAACCGATTACATTAACTGACAGTACTGTTCGCCTTGACAGATTTTCAACAAATCACTCATTGCGAAATTTTCGTGGGCAATGGACGTCGACCCAGATTTCAGATTTTAAGAGGGTATAAGAGCATTGGCTACTGGTCATCCGGCCTGTAGTAAAGTTGATCCAGCTTCCAGTCCTTGTCCCGGACACTAATTTGCAGCTAGGAAAGGAAGAGCTCGGTGTTTGTTTTTGAAGTCCCCTGCTCCTGGAAAGAAGGAAGCACCCGGCATTCTCATtgtaggctttttttttttcttttactactTGTTGGTGCCTTTGCCATCGGTCCTCAAGTTCTGTATGCATTTGGGCTGAGGAATTTTAGCTCGCTGAGAACGAATGGACATTCATTTTATACCGAATTAATCTCAAATATAAAATGAGGTTTCGTTTGGTTGCGGAAGGGAACATTGTTTGCGTATGTACTTGCGAACTGGTAATGGAAGAAGTGCTGAGGTGTAAATTTTGATCAAAGATATTTTTCCTGATCCTTTCATGTTATGTTAGTACATAATCCATGATAACGTTTGAGGGCAATTTATAGTGCTCAAGGCTGGCAAATCCTAGTCGATGGAATGGAGCACTGTTATGATATTCAAATTTTTGGTATGACTACTCTCGGGTAGTCGGGTGCAACAACGCAATCCAACGTACACCTGAGCACTTGTAAAACAATGTGACGACCTTTTGTTTCAAGAAGACAGAGAAGCACGGGGGACGGGCTAGAATTATTTGGAGCAATAAAAACCATCCAAGGAAATCATCGGTTGGGCTCCAGCTTTGTTAAGATGCACATCTCTCTTGAAGTCGGAGCAACGAATAGACTACACTAATTCTGCTTGTATTAATAATCATCTTGTTACATCCTATTAAATTCTTCTAtgttaaattataaatttatatactactatgtatatattatctcttctctatctctatctctctctactacttaaaaaatcttcatccgtaaaaaaaaaaaaaagtccaactcCCTCTCAGGTCGGACTCccgtcaaaacaaaaaaaatagcgaaaaaaaaagtttgagtCCGAGATCCCAGGGACACTCCTCTCGGTTTCAATCTATACCGTGATATCCCATAcatcttggtgaaaaaaattgatgtgccggattgaagatctatttgcaaaaacggaacctaccggtcgagagcattccatttttatatgattttaatttttgggtttgtacttttctatgtgagtccctataatttttatatttacatttgagttcctataatcttgcaataagatACTTGagatctttttttaagaaaaaataataaaagggagAGAACAAGGGCATAAAGGtgcatataaaaagaaaaagaaaaactgcaaaaaaaagggaaaaaagggaaaaaaaaaaagaaaaacaataacaataaaattttgtttcccctaagtggcgaaaaaaatcgtagatccgattcctataaaaggcaaaaaaaagtggtgaaaaataAAGGCCAGAtccgattcctttaaaaacggaaaaataaagtctgattcctataaaggcgaaaaaaatctaaaaaaacatcGAAAAAAATTCGTccgattccctaagaaagtggcgaaaaaatggttcgtaaaaaataaaaaatgcatgtgagaaaaaaatggaaagggcgAAACAAATTCCAATTTCTTatcagtatatatctcttctctatctctaatctaatctaactatttaaaaagagaaaatgcacgagaaaaataaaaacggttcaaaaaaatgCGTGagaaaaaagcacaaaaaatgctaaaaaggttttccatcttccataaaaaaatgtgcgagaaatattatttccatcgtcggtaattttttttaaaaaaaaacatgcaaggaaaaaaatgtaagaaaaaatgcgccatttctaaaaaattatttgaaaaaaccgcgcaagaaaaaaacaccgtctATTAAAAATAAGTCGCTCTgaaaaaattgttaaaaaaaaggctaaattgatggacgcttgagtcggataggatccatcgattttttgccATCTATTACACAgcttttatttcgtcatatattctcatctattggaaaaaaaagcaaaaaaagaacattaaaaaaaaagcaaaaaacgcgtgaggaaagaaaagcaaaaagggagaaaaatatggttttcgtcgtcagtaaaaaaaataaaaaaaaacatgctaagaaGAAACTGTTAGAAGGAAATGcgccgtttataaaaaaacaagccgctcattaaaatacaaacattatcaTTGACATAATTATGCAtaaaaacgtatattatcattagaatttattcacccgttgcaacgcacggacatttttgctagtatatataaaaaatccaaAAGTTGGGTATGTAACCTTAGTTCATCTCGCTCTAGAGATGCAACTAATCCAACTACACGAATAAAACCCGCTCGTTACTTCATTTCCCACatgataatttaaaaaaaaataaattaaaagtagGATAAGCGAAGGAAATAAATCCCGCACGATAattttagaaagaaaataaattagaagtgGGATAAGGGGAGGAAAAATAATCCCATTTACCAGCTTCTCTTGCATCCCTGTCTCACTCCCTTTTTCTTTAGGggcaaaataaattaaaagtagGATAAGTGTCAGAAATAAATCCTGCATGgtaattttggaaaaaaaataaattagaagtgagataagcggaggggaaaaaaatcccGTTTACCCGCTCCACTTGCATCCCTGTCTCACTCCCTTTTTATTtgtgtgagaaaaaaatcacatgagataataaataggaaaaatatacttggactccctcaactattgcccgagtatgattcatatccttcaaccacaaaaccgggtatattgACTCCttaaactatcaaaaccggtgcaaacaatgccccttggtggttttggctgacgtggtgcctacgtggcggtCTTGACCGAGTCTTTGTCcaacgtggcgcttacgtggcattagaataaaaacaaaaaaaaacatgtgggaccatatgccattcacacaaaaagtgagacccactgacatgtgggacccacatgtcatcctcccctctctctcttctctctccctcccttatctctctctcatgGTGGCAGTGGCCAATGGGGATGAGGCGgaggggagcggtggcggcggtgacgacggtggggagcgacggcggtggcggtggggacgaGACGGAGgggagcggcgacggcagcggtcgggaggaggaggagaaggcggaagAGGTGGTTTACGGGGACGATTGTGGCGGAGgagagcagaggaggaggaggaggaggaggagggcgtgcTTCGTGCTTCGGGGAGGAGCtcgtgccgctgccgccgcgctagccagccgccggcgacgctgaCTCTGACCCCCCACGGGGGCGGCTCCCCTTTCATaccccttcctccctcctaGTGGCTGCGGGCCATAGCCGCGttctccaccgccaccaacgctcccctccgcctcgtccccatcggccactgccactgccaccgccgccgctcctgagtcccgagaaagagagagagataggaggaagaagggaaggagatgaggatgacatgtggtcCCTCATGTCAGTGAGTCccacttttttttgtgtgaatgacatatgggtcccacattttttttgtttttattctaatgccacgtaagcgccacagtttttaattttgtttttgttctaatgccacgtaagcgccacgttgGATAAAGACTCGGTCAAGAccgtcacgtcagccaaaaccacttccaaaaccaccgagagatattgtttatttgtttgcaCCGGGTTTGATAGTTGGAAGTTGGAGgacatgaatcatactcgggtgatagttgagggagtcagagtatactttttcctaataAATAAAGCTATATGGGCCTTTCACCCTAACCCGGCCCATAATAATATGGTTTGGTCCTATCTCATACCCaacacccaacccaacccaacccaactcctcctcctcctcctcctccgccttctcGCGCTCTTCTAGGGTTTTGCCTCCTCCCGATCCGGCTGCCGCGCTTCCATCTCCGGCGGTCCGGTCTATCCTCTCCGCTCCTTGCGcctgcgccgatctccatctcgCTAccaggggagggggagaggcgctcgccgccgtcgtcctgctGCTTCTTGGTGAGCATCCGCA
The Oryza glaberrima chromosome 8, OglaRS2, whole genome shotgun sequence DNA segment above includes these coding regions:
- the LOC127782117 gene encoding DNA topoisomerase 1 beta-like, which translates into the protein MAVVDPVMFDNDDEEGPISFKRSSTSVKNRPTPTKQEGSSGNAGPIRSPKAVASNQQKNGLTGVSRSLQQRPQSSSPNPRPLGSGQPNSSKEHSSHNSNSVDKSKLKRPFVEDKSDDSEDDHKPIGLRRKVEDRNLKKPAVGSGTANDSDDDKPLSLKINSTKTPSSSANKAIVLKTTPKIEQPGDDSEDDKPLASRLPTNAALKRGGNVSDDSEDEKPLAARFSKVTGNASASISSSKDKVLSASIKASSSSKMSNNDASTSRNSIKRPIDNNNQTSSALKKARPSDVSASASVKREPKADDNDNVPLSQRLKMGESSKSKPPAKNIVKKSPSSLKKDNKKMKMKMKTKKTMKNSQFSKTMKVPPGSGGGQKWTTLVHSGVIFPPPYKPHGVKMLYNGQPVDLTPEQEEVATMFAVMKDTDYASKQTFIDNFFTDWRKILGKNHVIKKFELCDFTPIYEWHLREKEKKKQMTSEEKKALKEEKLKQEEKYMWAIVDGVKEKVGNFRVEPPGLFRGRGEHPKMGKLKRRIKPSDITINIGKGAPIPECPIPGESWKEVKHDNTVTWLAFWNDPISQKDFKYVFLAASSALKGQSDKEKYEKSRKLKHHVHKIRDTYTKDFRSKDKTKKQIAVATYLIDKLALRAGNEKDEDEAETVGCCTLKVDNVTCVPPNKLQFDFLGKDSIRYFNTVEVELLVYKAIEEFRAGKKPGQDLFDKLDTTRLNAHLKDLMPGLTAKVFRTYNASITLDDILHKETEDGTLLEKIAVYQRANKEVAIICNHQRSVSKSHDSQMTRLNEKIDELKAQRDELKADLSKVRKGKNLGNDKDGKPKRNLAPEAFEKKISQIETKIEKMEMDKKIKEDLKTVALGTSKINYLDPRITVAWCKRHEVPIEKIFNKSLIAKFSWAMDVDPDFRF